The Megalops cyprinoides isolate fMegCyp1 chromosome 10, fMegCyp1.pri, whole genome shotgun sequence genome window below encodes:
- the LOC118784945 gene encoding proline rich transmembrane protein 1B-like, with the protein MDPNKTPSAPPPGWNPEDKSNMAYPPPPPYQDYPQYPNTGGCSPGQPAAAGYPPAPQFGGAPGGPYPPAGQQYPPGPYPQGPQPMVTVQPTLYVTQGPLAHPLPDYLGYSIFTMLCCCLPLGIAALVYSISTRDANNRGHQQMAEHNSRLARNLNHAGLGIGITILILWIVFAFFIH; encoded by the exons ATGGACCCCAACAAGACACCAAgtgctcctcctccaggctggAACCCCGAGGATAAATCAAACATGGCTTATCCGCCTCCCCCTCCTTACCAGGACTACCCCCAGTACCCCAACACAGGTGGGTGTTCTCCAGGACAACCCGCTGCTGCAGGATACCCCCCGGCACCGCAGTTTGGAGGGGCCCCGGGTGGCCCATAcccccctgctggccagcaGTACCCCCCCGGGCCGTACCCCCAGGGGCCCCAGCCCATGGTCACAGTGCAGCCTACACTGTATGTGACCCAGGGGCCGCTGGCCCACCCGCTGCCAGACTACCTGGGCTACTCCATCTTCaccatgctgtgctgctgcctgCCCCTGGGCATCGCAGCCCTCGTCTACTCCATCTCG ACTCGAGATGCCAACAACCGGGGCCACCAGCAGATGGCGGAGCATAACTCACGGCTGGCGCGCAATCTGAACCACGCAGGACTGGGCATCGGCATCACTATCCTCATTCTGTGGATCGTCTTCGCATTCTTCATCCACTGA